In Heteronotia binoei isolate CCM8104 ecotype False Entrance Well chromosome 21, APGP_CSIRO_Hbin_v1, whole genome shotgun sequence, the DNA window atatcccgccctccactccgaagagtctcagagcggctcacaatctcctttaccttcctcccccacaacagacaccctgtgaggtgggtggggctggagagggctctcacagcagctaccctttcaaggacaacctctgccagagctatggctgacccaaggccatgctagcaggtgcaagtggaggagtggggaatcaaacccggttctcccggataagagtccgctcacttaaccactacaccaaattggctctcctatGAGCCAAACGGTTTTGTTATTCAATGTAGACATTTAAGTTTTGCCATGATTTGATCACTACCAATAAATGTTAATGAATaggcaatatttatttattacctcagtttatattccaccctccctgcaagtgggctcagggcagattacagcaagatttaaaacatcaattagaaataaaaacagttaaaacagcctAATTTAACAaatcagatgggtagccatacaCATGGTTTCCAGTTGGCACCACTAGCCCTTTAGGATCATCTAATCTGGGCTGTGTAAAATAgtaacttcagcttcagcagggGAAGCTGAGTGTTTTATGGAATGCTTGTCACCTCAACctaaggcctggcagaacagctccattttacacaGTGTGCAGAATGGCAAGAAGTCCAACTGGGCCCTGGTCTGAACtgagagcatgttccaccaggctggggccagggcagaaaagaccccggccctggttgaggctaaatggcagggctttttttgtaacaggaactccttaggccacacactcatgatgtagccaatcctccaagagcttacagggccaactgtaagctccaggaggattggttatatgaggggtgtgtggcctaatatgcaaaagagttcctactacTGCTAAACGGACATATTTGGGGATGGGGACAACCAGATCAGCCTTGTAAAATAgtaacttcagcttcagcaggggaggctgagTGTTTTATGGAATGCTCATTACCTCAACCTaaggcctgatggaacagctccattttacaaggCATGCAGAATGGCAATAAGTCCAGCTGGGCCCTGATCTCAACTGGGAGTGTGTTCCACCaagctggggccagggcagaaaagaccCTGGCTGAGGCTAAACAGACATCTTTGGGGATGGGGACAACTGGATCAGccacaagggcaagcctgcatagggTGAGGCACAGTAATTAAGCCTGGATTGACCATTGCAAGTCCTGGGGGGGAGAAATAGGGCAGCAGTTGCCTGATATACAGAAGGTGATAAAAGATAGACCTGGTAACTGTGgagacctgggtctccatagagagcgaggcatccaggatcacccccagactcctcaccttctgggctggcacaGGTATAGCGCCATCCAGGGTTGGCAGCCTGATTCAACTCCTCcctggctcaggtacaggacctctgtctttgtcggattacGTTTCATCCAGCTCTGCTGCAGCTGATCAGCCACAGCCTCCAGTGCCCTggtcagattttctggggcggggCCTAGGCAGCTATCCGTtatcagatagagctgggtgtcatctgtatattggtgacagcccagcccaacccttcctcacccccccccgccagaccagctgggcaagggggcacatgtagatgttaaataacattggtgagataATCACTCCCTGTGGCACCCTGCACTCAAGTGGGTAGCGTGGGGAGACCCTCTCACCAAGTGTCACCCTCTGGCCCTGATCCCTGAGAAATGAGGAAAACCACTGTGAGGTAGACCCCCAAACTCCTATATCAGTGATACAGTAGGCCAAGACATCATAACTGACCATGTTGAACGCTGCTGTCAAATTAAGAAATTACAGCCGCACTGATCTGCCTTGATCCAGGTGTCTCcaaaggtcatctgtgagggtggctagcactgtctccatcccatcccATGACTGCAAATCACCTTGGCCAATTGTGTGGTCAGTTCATACCCAACCTACATGGTGGGAAGAAGCTGAAACTGATTGGCTCAGAATAAGTACAGGGTGTTGGCCATAAAGGTTTGTGTTTGGAGTTGTCTGGAAAAATTATTTTTTCTAGAGAGACGTTTGTGATTTTAACAGTGGTACTGTTGCTTTGGGATCAGTGTTCTAATGTTTGTGACATCGCTTGCTTCTGTATTCTCAACCTACAAATAAATAGGTTATTGcaaatattccataaatttgGGTGCCTCCTCCAGCAAAAGTTTGCTGACCCTAAAGTCTCACCAGTTAGTGGAAGGGAGACGTGAAAGCAATACATACATTGTCTGATTCAATTCTCAGATTTAGTATAAAAAGGAGGAGGTATCTAATGAGTCACTAGCAGACTGAAGCATGTTTACACCACTCAGATGCTTGTTTGTCCTCAGCATTGTTCCAGCCATGAGTTCTTTCACGGGGATCCTCCTGTTCTTCACTCTCATAGCCTGGGCAATCCGGGCACAGGAACTGAGCATAAGGGGTTCTTTTGCTGTTAGTTTCCAGGAATGCAAGCAAACCCTAAAACTCCCTGCTCTGGAGGTTCTTCCTGGAGGGGGCTGGGACAATTTGAGAAACCTGGACATGGGGAGAGTGACTAACCTGAACTATTCATTGTGCAGAACTACAGAAGATGGGGCTTATGCAGTTCCTAATGAGGTCTTCACCATTGCCCGCAAACGAAGTTATCTGGAGTTTAACTCCGAGATCATTGAGTCTTGGATGGATTACCAGAGTGCCACCTCTGCTTCTATCAATGCAGAGCTGCCATCTTCCTTTATCAATGGCAAGTTCTCCAGCGACTTCCACAGGATGAAAACTCACCAAGTGAGAGACCAGGCTGTAACTACCAGGGTTCAGGTCAGCAATCTCATTTACACTGTAAGATTTGATCCTGCAGGCATGTTAGATGAAGGCTTCCGGCAGCAGGTTACTGCCATTGCTAGCCATATGGAAAACAACCAGACTCAAATGGCTGACTACTTAGCAGAAATCTTGGTGCTGAACTATGGCACACATGTTATCACCAGTGTGGATGCTGGAGCAAGCCTTGTCCAGGAGGATCAAATCAGATCTACCTTTTTGAAAGACAGCTGGTCCATGAGAAGTTCTTTTACAGCTGCAGCTGGGGTCTCTTTTCACAATGTTATTGACTTCAAAAGCAGTATTGCAGCCAGCACAGACGATTTTTTTCCCACCAAGCAGTACCAAACAACCGCACCAACTCCAAGGTggagagcattgggggattgccCTTTTATCCTGGTATTAACCTAAAAACTTGGCAGGAGAGCATCACCAACCAGCTGGTAGCAATTGACCGGTCAGGTTTGCCTTTGTCATTTTTCATCACTCCAAACCACCTCCCGGAATTGCCCGTTTAGTCAGCACCTGGCTGTGATCAGTGATGGATGCCAAGTGGAATACTGTGTCAAAGCAGGACTCTTCACAGAAGGACCATTACCTCAATCGAGGCTCCCACCTTTCACTCGCAAACCTACTGTAAGTCTTACTGCTACTGACACTGTCCTGGTTGTGAATGGCAATGGTGATCAGACTTGGGTCAAGGACTCCAAGAGCAAGCTGTGGAAGACTGGCAGCCCCACTGATATGTACCACAACATGAAGATTGTTGGCGGAGAGGAGACTAGTAACAAATAGCCCTGTGTACGGTCTTATACCTGAAATGGAGGACAAGCATCTAAAAGAACAGGAAAGGCAAACAGTTCAGTGGGACGGATACCATTAATTATGCTATATGCTAGCATGCTTTCCATAGGGTTCCCTCTTTTCTCATCTCCAGCCTGCACAATCAGGCACAGCCATGAGCTTCCTCCTCCTGTCTTCTGCTCCTCTTCCAGAATTGTTTTCAGTGAGTAGACGCAAGAGCAAGGGCAGCTGCTCCATTATGCACTTTCTTTTGTGCCCACTGTAAGCACATTGCGTGGAACTGTTGCAAAGGGTTTAGAATAGGATTATGCGATCTTGCCCCGCTAGCCACTCTGTTTGTTAAATCTGTAAACCATAGGTTGTGATCAAAGAGATTTCCATGGGCAATGCAGTTTATACAGGGGAAGGGAGTTCTTTCCACATGCTCTCTGGAAGTTCcataaaaaatttttttaaggGAAGTTCTGTAAATATAATACTTTGCTAGGAATTCTGGTTTTCAAGAACAAGCTTTTGACAGTGTGCAGGATTTCTGCTAGGGGG includes these proteins:
- the LOC132589683 gene encoding LOW QUALITY PROTEIN: macrophage-expressed gene 1 protein-like (The sequence of the model RefSeq protein was modified relative to this genomic sequence to represent the inferred CDS: inserted 3 bases in 2 codons; deleted 1 base in 1 codon), which encodes MSSFTGILLFFTLIAWAIRAQELSIRGSFAVSFQECKQTLKLPALEVLPGGGWDNLRNLDMGRVTNLNYSLCRTTEDGAYAVPNEVFTIARKRSYLEFNSEIIESWMDYQSATSASINAELPSSFINGKFSSDFHRMKTHQVRDQAVTTRVQVSNLIYTVRFDPAGMLDEGFRQQVTAIASHMENNQTQMADYLAEILVLNYGTHVITSVDAGASLVQEDQIRSTFLKDSWSMRSSFTAAAGVSFHNVIDFKSSIAASTDDFFPTKQYQXNRTNSKVESIGGLPFYPGINLKTWQESITNQLVAIDRSGLPLSFFITPNHLPELPFSQHLAVISDGCQVEYCVKAGLFTEGPLPQSRLPPFTRKPTVSLTATDTVLVVNGNGDQTWVKDSKSKLWKTGSPTDMYHNMKIVGGXRRLVTNSPVYGLIPEMEDKHLKEQERQTVQWDGYH